One Candidatus Hydrogenedentota bacterium genomic window carries:
- a CDS encoding sigma-54-dependent Fis family transcriptional regulator, whose product MAERARIAIVDDDPGQRQLLDNALARAGFDTVCCADGPAGLATADRCDLMLLDVRMPGMSGLEVLAKVKVMRPDLPVILLTAYIDVRDAVAAIKQGALDYLEKPVDLDELIAAVDDALGAPRDGLDGPEGVTLPPGVVAESPAMRQVFQQALRSAGTDAAILISGESGTGKQVIAEFIQQHSLRRDGPFVTVNCGAIPENLIESELFGHEKGAFTGADRQRAGRFEEADRGTLFLDEIGELPVPLQPVLLRVLESGRFHRIGGSEERRADVRLIAATNRDLEAEVKAGRFRDDLYYRVNVFPLTVPPLAARREDILPLAARFLKPHGKRLAPAAERCLLAHGWPGNVRELRNALERAAILAVGQQILASDLPDAIRRGENEARTPGSVLVGDMEAIQRQAILEALEKTGGNKTRAAQLLGISRRNLIYKLRDYGM is encoded by the coding sequence ATGGCTGAGCGCGCACGAATCGCAATTGTGGACGACGACCCGGGCCAGCGGCAGTTGCTGGACAACGCCCTGGCGCGCGCCGGTTTCGACACCGTTTGCTGCGCGGATGGCCCGGCGGGCCTGGCGACCGCGGACCGCTGCGATCTGATGCTGCTCGACGTGCGCATGCCGGGAATGAGCGGCCTGGAGGTGCTGGCGAAAGTCAAGGTCATGCGCCCCGACCTGCCGGTCATCCTGCTTACCGCCTACATCGATGTGCGCGACGCTGTGGCGGCGATCAAGCAGGGCGCGCTGGACTACCTGGAGAAGCCCGTCGATCTCGACGAACTGATCGCGGCGGTGGACGATGCCCTCGGCGCCCCGCGCGATGGGCTGGACGGCCCCGAGGGCGTTACGCTGCCGCCGGGCGTGGTGGCGGAAAGCCCGGCCATGCGCCAGGTGTTTCAGCAGGCATTGCGCTCCGCCGGAACCGACGCGGCCATTCTGATATCGGGCGAAAGCGGAACCGGCAAGCAGGTGATCGCCGAGTTCATCCAACAGCACAGCCTCCGCCGGGATGGCCCCTTCGTCACGGTGAACTGTGGCGCAATCCCCGAGAACCTCATCGAGAGCGAGCTCTTTGGCCATGAGAAAGGCGCGTTCACCGGGGCCGATCGCCAGCGCGCGGGACGCTTCGAAGAGGCCGATCGCGGCACGCTGTTTCTCGACGAGATCGGAGAGCTTCCGGTTCCGCTTCAGCCCGTGCTGCTGCGCGTGCTCGAATCGGGCCGCTTCCACCGTATCGGCGGATCGGAGGAGCGGCGCGCGGATGTGCGCCTGATTGCGGCGACCAACCGGGATCTCGAGGCGGAGGTGAAGGCGGGCCGTTTCCGGGATGACCTGTATTATCGCGTCAACGTGTTTCCCCTGACGGTTCCGCCGCTGGCCGCGCGGCGCGAGGATATTCTGCCCCTGGCGGCACGGTTCCTGAAACCCCATGGCAAGCGGCTCGCGCCAGCCGCCGAGCGCTGCCTGCTTGCCCATGGCTGGCCCGGAAACGTTCGGGAATTGCGAAATGCGCTGGAACGCGCGGCGATTCTGGCGGTGGGCCAGCAGATCCTGGCGTCGGACCTTCCCGACGCGATACGCCGCGGAGAGAACGAGGCGCGCACCCCGGGCAGCGTGCTGGTGGGCGATATGGAGGCCATCCAGCGCCAGGCCATCCTGGAGGCCCTGGAGAAGACCGGCGGGAACAAGACCCGCGCGGCCCAGTTGCTCGGCATCAGCCGCCGAAACCTGATCTACAAACTGCGGGACTACGGGATGTAG
- a CDS encoding DUF2202 domain-containing protein: MTEAEKTALNDAIQDEYKARATYEKILDTFGDVRPFVNIINAEDRHVEALVWLHERYGVPVPEDTWADKVPAYASLKEAAEAAVAAETENGALFDELLKNVTNPEVRSVFEALQFATMEHHLPAFQRLVDYENGLNPSVDEFGRGSCYYGVPGAARRGAGMGAGYGRGRGAGFGAGVGRGAA; encoded by the coding sequence CTGACCGAAGCCGAAAAGACGGCGCTGAACGACGCGATCCAGGACGAGTACAAGGCCCGGGCCACCTACGAGAAGATTCTGGACACCTTCGGCGACGTGCGGCCGTTCGTGAACATCATCAACGCGGAAGATCGCCATGTGGAGGCGCTGGTTTGGCTTCACGAACGGTATGGGGTCCCGGTCCCGGAAGACACCTGGGCCGACAAGGTTCCCGCGTACGCTTCGTTGAAGGAGGCCGCGGAGGCGGCGGTCGCCGCCGAAACCGAGAACGGCGCGCTCTTTGACGAGTTGTTGAAGAACGTGACGAATCCGGAGGTGCGCAGCGTCTTCGAGGCGCTTCAGTTCGCGACCATGGAGCACCACTTGCCGGCCTTCCAGCGGCTGGTGGACTACGAGAACGGATTGAACCCGAGCGTCGATGAATTCGGCCGCGGTTCGTGCTACTACGGCGTGCCCGGCGCGGCGCGGCGTGGCGCGGGAATGGGCGCGGGCTATGGCCGGGGCCGTGGCGCCGGCTTCGGCGCGGGCGTTGGCCGGGGCGCGGCCTGA
- a CDS encoding CehA/McbA family metallohydrolase, translating into MIGPVARFSVVLALAACMFSAQAHDGRNTPLPQPPRLAQAEDTPAVQSDAAVCALTLRLVDPAGNAIPGLVQLVNASGQTIRPAALLPRTAALSERSEGAAAHGWMNRWYVLPGERTIDVPAEEIVIAAFSGIASRRSEITVDLRGKRIAEVAVPIAPLAPALSGRWVAGNVHLHLKDMNHAEAERYVTEVAMADRLDLVFLSYLERAGADATYISNGFTRADLDRFESKSGIRYGWGEEYRHNFPGAPGYGHVMFLDLPELILPASLGHAITKRGNDGGLLRPGIEAARKQEATVLWCHNTRGHEDIPSWVAGLIDGQIIFDSGATGDYASGFYRYLNIGIPVPISMGTDWFINDMAMTMVALEGEAATAPWLAALRAGRSWITNGTLLDFSVDDAAPGARLARANGDTVKVRAAAAGRNDFLGVELVVNGRIVGGAASEATDGGFAATAEVEVPVDGSAWIAARITPFRGSYDRPEVLGVNFNEYGKPLFAHTSPVYIDVDGAPLFIPEAAESLIAELRSSMVTIRHTGEYTNDAEREKVLSIYREAMAVLKAKLGG; encoded by the coding sequence ATGATCGGTCCGGTTGCGCGTTTTTCCGTGGTGCTGGCGCTCGCCGCATGTATGTTCTCGGCCCAAGCGCATGATGGGCGGAACACGCCGCTTCCCCAGCCGCCCCGGCTCGCGCAGGCCGAGGACACGCCCGCGGTGCAGTCTGACGCCGCGGTATGCGCCCTCACCCTGCGGCTTGTCGATCCCGCCGGCAACGCCATTCCCGGGCTTGTGCAACTCGTGAATGCGTCCGGCCAGACCATCCGTCCGGCGGCGCTGCTGCCTCGGACAGCCGCGCTTTCGGAGCGATCCGAAGGCGCCGCGGCCCATGGCTGGATGAACCGGTGGTATGTGTTGCCGGGCGAGCGCACAATAGACGTGCCAGCAGAAGAAATCGTGATAGCGGCGTTCTCGGGCATTGCCAGCCGTCGGTCGGAGATCACCGTCGATTTACGCGGAAAGCGCATTGCGGAAGTCGCGGTTCCGATTGCGCCCCTGGCGCCCGCGCTGTCGGGCAGGTGGGTGGCGGGTAACGTGCATCTGCACCTCAAGGACATGAATCACGCCGAGGCCGAGCGGTATGTGACTGAGGTGGCGATGGCGGACCGGCTGGACCTGGTGTTTCTGTCGTACCTGGAGCGCGCCGGGGCGGACGCGACCTACATATCGAACGGATTCACCCGGGCGGATCTGGATCGATTCGAATCGAAGTCCGGCATTCGGTACGGTTGGGGCGAGGAATACCGGCACAACTTTCCCGGGGCGCCGGGCTACGGGCACGTCATGTTTCTTGATTTGCCCGAACTCATTTTGCCGGCGAGTCTCGGCCACGCGATCACGAAACGCGGCAACGACGGTGGCCTCCTGCGCCCCGGCATCGAAGCGGCGCGAAAACAGGAAGCCACCGTGCTGTGGTGCCACAATACCCGTGGCCACGAGGACATCCCAAGTTGGGTCGCCGGGCTGATCGATGGGCAGATCATCTTTGACAGCGGCGCGACGGGCGACTATGCGTCGGGCTTCTATCGCTATCTGAACATCGGCATTCCCGTTCCGATCAGCATGGGCACGGACTGGTTTATCAACGATATGGCCATGACGATGGTGGCGCTGGAGGGCGAGGCCGCGACCGCGCCGTGGCTCGCGGCGTTGCGCGCGGGCCGATCGTGGATCACCAACGGCACGCTGCTCGATTTTTCGGTTGATGACGCCGCGCCGGGCGCCCGCCTCGCGCGCGCGAATGGCGACACGGTGAAGGTGCGCGCGGCCGCGGCGGGCCGGAACGATTTTCTCGGCGTTGAACTTGTGGTGAACGGCCGCATCGTGGGCGGCGCCGCTTCCGAGGCGACCGACGGTGGTTTTGCCGCCACCGCGGAGGTTGAGGTTCCGGTGGACGGGTCCGCGTGGATCGCCGCGCGGATCACGCCGTTTCGCGGGAGCTATGATCGCCCGGAAGTATTGGGCGTGAACTTCAATGAGTACGGCAAGCCCCTCTTCGCGCACACGAGCCCCGTCTATATTGATGTGGACGGCGCGCCGTTGTTCATACCCGAGGCGGCCGAGAGCCTGATCGCCGAATTGCGCTCGAGCATGGTGACGATCCGGCATACGGGGGAATACACGAACGACGCCGAGCGGGAGAAGGTATTGTCCATCTACCGGGAGGCGATGGCGGTCTTGAAGGCGAAGCTGGGGGGCTGA
- a CDS encoding ketoacyl-ACP synthase III, whose product MIHARIIGTGHYLPERLVTNDDLAQFVETSDEWVRQRTGIEQRYFAAKEQAVSDLGTEAGRKALADAGVTPEEVDYVICATLTPDFLMPSSACVIQHNLGCARAGASDLNAACSGFVYGLQHADALIRAGVHKTILVVGAEKLSDQLVWDKRDTAVLFGDGAGAAVLQARHGEHGVLSTYTRSDGSAAEILSVPSGGSRQPIRPDNVNDIELGVAMNGRELYKRAIGAFGEAIEVALHQTGLKVDEIDLFIPHQANKRIIDSAAKRVGLAEEKIYLNVMKVANTSAASIPIAIDQARAEGRLKEGDTLLLAAFGGGLTWASAMIRW is encoded by the coding sequence ATGATTCATGCCCGAATTATCGGAACGGGCCACTACCTGCCCGAGCGGCTGGTAACCAATGATGATCTCGCTCAATTCGTCGAAACCTCCGACGAGTGGGTGCGCCAGCGCACGGGCATCGAGCAGCGCTACTTCGCCGCAAAGGAACAGGCCGTTTCGGATCTGGGCACGGAAGCCGGAAGAAAGGCCCTGGCCGACGCCGGCGTCACCCCCGAGGAAGTCGACTACGTCATCTGCGCGACGCTGACGCCGGATTTCCTTATGCCCTCCAGCGCCTGCGTCATCCAGCACAACCTCGGCTGCGCGCGCGCCGGCGCCAGCGACCTGAACGCCGCCTGCTCGGGCTTCGTATACGGCCTGCAGCATGCCGACGCCCTCATCCGCGCGGGCGTGCACAAGACCATCCTCGTCGTCGGGGCCGAAAAGCTCTCCGACCAGCTCGTCTGGGATAAGCGCGACACCGCCGTCCTCTTTGGCGACGGCGCGGGCGCCGCGGTGTTGCAGGCGCGCCACGGGGAGCACGGCGTCCTCTCCACCTACACACGATCCGACGGCAGCGCCGCGGAGATCCTCTCCGTGCCCTCCGGCGGCTCGCGCCAGCCCATCCGCCCCGACAACGTGAACGACATTGAGCTCGGCGTCGCGATGAACGGCCGCGAACTCTACAAGCGCGCGATCGGCGCCTTCGGCGAAGCCATCGAAGTGGCCCTGCACCAGACCGGCCTGAAAGTCGACGAGATCGATCTCTTCATCCCCCACCAGGCCAACAAGCGCATCATCGATTCCGCCGCTAAGCGCGTGGGCCTCGCCGAGGAAAAGATCTACCTCAACGTTATGAAAGTCGCGAACACCAGCGCCGCCTCCATCCCCATCGCCATCGACCAGGCGCGCGCGGAAGGCCGCCTCAAGGAAGGCGACACCCTCCTCCTCGCGGCCTTCGGCGGCGGGCTCACCTGGGCCTCCGCCATGATCCGCTGGTAG
- a CDS encoding YraN family protein translates to MRWARGKPDGGPPAGPFARLGRWLRGWIPASDGADKPLGQRGEDAAARYLKRQGYRILERNRVLGRNEIDIIALEGDTIAFVEVRTRKSKSGVLPEDTVGPAKQRQIRRAAKRYIDRYGDESLYYRFDIVAIIMPDDGAPEITLYRDAFRG, encoded by the coding sequence ATGCGGTGGGCGCGGGGGAAGCCTGACGGCGGCCCGCCGGCGGGCCCGTTCGCGCGTCTGGGGCGATGGCTCCGCGGGTGGATCCCGGCGTCCGACGGGGCCGATAAGCCGCTCGGACAGCGCGGGGAGGACGCCGCCGCGCGCTACCTCAAGCGCCAGGGCTACCGGATCCTCGAACGCAACCGCGTGCTCGGGCGCAATGAAATCGACATTATCGCGCTGGAAGGGGACACCATCGCCTTCGTGGAGGTGCGCACGCGCAAGTCGAAGTCGGGCGTGCTCCCCGAGGATACCGTGGGACCCGCCAAACAGCGCCAGATCCGCCGCGCCGCCAAGCGCTACATTGACCGCTACGGCGATGAGTCCCTCTACTACCGCTTCGATATCGTGGCGATCATCATGCCCGACGACGGCGCGCCGGAAATTACGCTGTACCGGGATGCTTTCCGGGGGTAG
- a CDS encoding segregation/condensation protein A produces the protein MSKQPPEQSDASSPEDAGPSIQPDSEGRIVVEGIEDEIPDEVLRLELDKFEGPFEVLLYLIKSQEIDIFDIPIVKVTEQYLRFLEMMEGENLDAAGDFLVMAATLIQIKSKMILPIDLADEEDEEEIEEEDPRLELVEKLLEYRKYRDLAQLLGRQGDRAQDFFPRSAKPKIEEDPDEEAELLDITLYDLMKAIRSILRYVTGNRFHEVELEGASVDEKIAHIQEMLLEKSTLTWEDLRRANPARVHLICCLLAILELSRMRRIRFHQHATYGDIRIFAREREAGEGVLDDDGYEAELDAVGAGEA, from the coding sequence TTGAGCAAGCAGCCCCCCGAACAGAGCGATGCGTCCTCGCCCGAGGATGCCGGCCCATCCATCCAGCCCGATTCCGAAGGCAGGATTGTGGTGGAGGGCATCGAAGACGAAATCCCCGATGAAGTCCTGCGCCTGGAGCTGGACAAGTTCGAGGGGCCCTTTGAGGTGTTGCTTTACCTGATCAAGTCCCAGGAAATCGACATTTTCGATATTCCCATCGTGAAGGTGACCGAGCAATACCTGCGGTTCCTGGAGATGATGGAGGGGGAAAACCTCGACGCGGCGGGGGATTTCCTCGTGATGGCGGCGACGCTCATCCAGATCAAGTCCAAGATGATCCTGCCGATCGACCTGGCCGACGAGGAGGACGAGGAGGAGATCGAGGAGGAGGATCCGCGGCTGGAGCTGGTGGAGAAGCTGCTGGAATACCGGAAATACCGCGACCTGGCGCAGCTCCTGGGCCGCCAGGGCGACCGCGCGCAGGACTTCTTCCCGCGATCCGCGAAACCGAAGATCGAGGAGGACCCGGACGAGGAGGCGGAGCTGCTGGACATCACGCTCTACGACCTGATGAAGGCGATCCGGTCCATCCTGCGCTACGTGACCGGAAACCGGTTCCACGAGGTGGAGCTGGAGGGCGCCTCCGTCGACGAGAAGATCGCGCACATTCAGGAAATGCTTCTGGAGAAGAGCACGCTCACCTGGGAGGACCTCCGGCGGGCCAATCCCGCGCGCGTGCACCTGATCTGCTGCCTCCTCGCGATCCTCGAGCTGAGCCGGATGCGCCGCATACGCTTCCACCAGCACGCGACTTACGGGGACATCCGCATTTTCGCGCGCGAGCGGGAAGCGGGCGAGGGCGTCCTCGACGACGATGGCTACGAGGCCGAGCTGGATGCGGTGGGCGCGGGGGAAGCCTGA
- a CDS encoding HigA family addiction module antidote protein → MKTNQTLAARRVPAEAFPPGEYLQDELDARQLPLSEFALAIGREPGYVQRLIDGKAQLTADIALRLEEALGLDAQYWLNLESAYRLAKSRERRYGHRRAAR, encoded by the coding sequence GTGAAAACGAACCAAACACTGGCCGCGCGCCGAGTTCCCGCCGAAGCCTTTCCTCCCGGTGAATACCTTCAGGATGAACTGGACGCGCGTCAGCTCCCGCTGTCGGAATTCGCGCTGGCGATCGGGCGCGAGCCCGGATACGTGCAGCGTCTAATCGACGGTAAGGCGCAGCTTACGGCCGACATAGCGCTCCGGCTTGAGGAGGCGCTGGGCCTTGATGCCCAATACTGGCTGAACCTGGAATCCGCCTACCGGCTTGCGAAGAGCCGGGAACGGCGCTACGGCCACAGGCGCGCGGCGCGTTGA
- a CDS encoding type II toxin-antitoxin system RelE/ParE family toxin, whose amino-acid sequence MNVAFDDEDLDRLETDPASGAEYPPGVVRAYRKCLNMIRSAPDERIFRLSKGLRYEKLKGNRSGQHSMRLNSQFRLILRIEGDTAAKTVVIMAIEDYH is encoded by the coding sequence ATGAATGTGGCTTTTGACGACGAGGATCTGGATCGGCTTGAGACCGATCCGGCGTCCGGTGCGGAGTATCCACCTGGCGTCGTTCGCGCCTATCGAAAATGCCTCAATATGATACGCAGCGCACCAGATGAACGGATTTTCCGGCTGAGCAAGGGCCTGCGCTATGAAAAGCTCAAGGGAAATCGTTCTGGACAGCACTCCATGCGGCTCAATAGCCAATTTCGATTGATACTGCGCATTGAAGGTGACACGGCGGCCAAGACGGTAGTAATAATGGCCATAGAGGACTATCACTAA
- the bamD gene encoding outer membrane protein assembly factor BamD yields the protein MNLRKSAALMGLLVLCLGSLDTYAQWTWTPQTGRWVNLKRMPKETPQLQLEYARSLLLEGQYQKAWRETRKFTSFYEGSEYEDDNQFLRGEIKLAQGQWLDAAKEFQNLIANYPDTDHYDAAIEKQYEIGDRYFERGQKKMGERWALWKRRPLKRAVEVYSMVIENQPFTANAARAQYQVGLCRYTNENYLEAAFDYRRVIEDYPGSDWVDEASYGLAMCYYDMSLPPDYDQTPSQLAIDAINSFESRYPGDERVAELREKQSEMQERIAQQQLLNARFYEKRRRFASAKIYYEALVEKYPDSEAAVEARAWLEQNTGVQHIGSPKPDVVALQ from the coding sequence ATGAATTTGCGTAAGAGCGCGGCCCTTATGGGCTTGCTGGTCCTGTGCCTTGGCAGCCTGGACACCTATGCCCAGTGGACGTGGACCCCGCAGACCGGCCGCTGGGTCAATCTCAAGCGGATGCCGAAGGAAACGCCCCAGCTCCAGCTTGAATATGCGCGGAGCCTGCTGCTCGAAGGCCAGTACCAGAAGGCCTGGCGCGAGACCCGGAAGTTCACGAGCTTCTACGAGGGCAGCGAGTACGAGGACGACAACCAGTTCCTGCGCGGCGAGATCAAACTGGCCCAGGGCCAGTGGCTCGACGCGGCGAAGGAGTTCCAGAACCTGATCGCGAACTATCCCGACACCGACCACTACGACGCGGCGATCGAGAAACAGTATGAAATCGGTGACCGTTACTTCGAGCGCGGCCAGAAGAAGATGGGCGAGCGCTGGGCGCTCTGGAAGCGCCGCCCCCTCAAGCGCGCGGTGGAGGTCTACTCCATGGTGATCGAGAACCAGCCCTTCACCGCGAACGCGGCGCGCGCGCAGTACCAGGTGGGCCTGTGCCGCTACACGAACGAGAACTACCTGGAGGCCGCCTTCGACTACCGGCGGGTCATCGAGGACTATCCGGGTTCGGACTGGGTGGACGAGGCCAGCTACGGCCTCGCGATGTGCTACTACGACATGTCGCTGCCGCCCGATTATGACCAGACCCCGAGCCAGCTCGCCATCGACGCGATCAACAGCTTCGAAAGCCGCTACCCCGGCGACGAGCGCGTCGCGGAGCTCCGCGAGAAGCAGTCGGAGATGCAGGAGCGCATCGCACAGCAGCAGCTGCTCAACGCCAGGTTCTACGAGAAGCGCCGCCGTTTCGCCTCGGCGAAGATCTATTACGAAGCGCTCGTCGAGAAGTACCCCGACAGCGAGGCCGCCGTCGAAGCGCGGGCGTGGCTCGAACAGAACACCGGCGTTCAACACATCGGCAGCCCGAAGCCGGACGTGGTGGCGCTGCAATGA
- a CDS encoding LptE family protein has translation MIRAFLHGVTCAVAGALVAGCGYSTQSSLPPEYQTIAVSPFYDHTPEFGLQAPLTNAVTRKFIHDSRLEVVHPDQADLLLEGVILNYQLKGLTYDENDRVTQYLLVITAGVRVTDLRRGEVLWEDELMAGETSYYTRAAGQSSDRLRGNAEVFLPTVRSFASDEENRAAAEALEQLASDIFYRTVEPWPAS, from the coding sequence ATGATTCGAGCGTTCCTGCACGGCGTAACGTGCGCCGTCGCGGGCGCGCTGGTGGCCGGCTGCGGATACTCCACGCAGAGTTCGCTCCCGCCGGAATACCAGACGATCGCGGTGTCGCCATTCTACGATCACACGCCGGAATTCGGGCTCCAGGCCCCTCTGACGAACGCCGTCACCCGCAAGTTTATCCACGACAGCCGCCTCGAAGTCGTCCATCCCGACCAGGCCGACCTCCTGCTTGAGGGCGTCATCCTGAATTACCAGCTCAAGGGCCTTACGTACGACGAGAATGACCGGGTAACGCAGTACCTCCTGGTGATTACGGCCGGCGTGCGCGTCACGGACCTGCGCAGGGGCGAGGTCCTTTGGGAGGACGAGCTGATGGCGGGTGAAACGAGCTACTATACCCGCGCCGCCGGCCAGTCCTCCGACCGACTCCGCGGCAATGCCGAGGTGTTCCTGCCCACCGTCCGCTCCTTCGCCAGCGACGAGGAAAACCGCGCGGCGGCCGAGGCCCTGGAACAGCTCGCATCCGATATTTTTTACCGCACGGTGGAGCCGTGGCCCGCGTCCTGA
- the holA gene encoding DNA polymerase III subunit delta: protein MDVHSLIAQIGAKPLPPVLFFAPGKAPFNKEPWEPALAERAIQRITAACVDPSMRDLCYSVFHADESKPGEIVLEAQTLPFLAERRVIVIRNADHYDRMSGDKNSALYPLIRYLDDPADTTLLLIIAGKVDKRKKFFKACQKAGAIVECPQLDDRALGAWIRDEVETRGKKIDAGAVTELISRAGGRLGDVNNAVNLVTTYVGDAPRVTEDDVIAACADVAEETVWALTDAIAASNPEKALSTLFQLADMGKKPDEILGLINWLLDSAYRALPETEAKLASRFVGDKVMPLARKLGLAKLQRAFALCTETHLQIRSTGTDEMLALELLVIKLSAPRGRAARA from the coding sequence ATGGACGTCCATAGCCTGATCGCCCAGATTGGCGCCAAGCCGCTTCCGCCCGTGCTGTTCTTCGCGCCGGGAAAGGCCCCCTTCAACAAGGAGCCCTGGGAGCCGGCCCTCGCCGAACGCGCCATCCAGCGGATTACCGCCGCCTGTGTGGATCCGTCCATGCGCGACCTGTGCTACAGTGTGTTTCACGCGGACGAGTCGAAGCCGGGCGAAATCGTGCTGGAAGCCCAGACCCTGCCCTTTCTCGCGGAGCGCCGCGTTATCGTGATCCGCAACGCGGACCACTACGACCGCATGAGCGGCGACAAGAATTCCGCACTCTACCCCCTTATCCGCTACCTCGATGACCCCGCGGACACCACCCTGCTCTTGATCATCGCCGGCAAGGTCGACAAGCGAAAAAAATTCTTCAAGGCCTGCCAGAAGGCCGGCGCCATCGTGGAATGCCCCCAACTCGACGACCGCGCCCTGGGCGCCTGGATCCGGGACGAGGTCGAGACGCGCGGCAAGAAGATCGACGCCGGGGCCGTCACGGAGCTGATCAGCCGCGCGGGCGGGCGACTGGGCGACGTGAACAACGCCGTCAATCTGGTCACAACGTACGTGGGCGACGCCCCCCGGGTTACCGAGGACGACGTCATCGCGGCCTGCGCGGACGTCGCCGAGGAGACCGTGTGGGCGCTGACCGACGCGATCGCCGCGTCCAACCCGGAGAAGGCGCTGAGCACGCTCTTCCAGCTGGCGGATATGGGCAAGAAGCCCGACGAAATTCTCGGCCTGATCAACTGGCTCCTGGACAGCGCCTACCGCGCGCTGCCGGAAACCGAGGCGAAGCTCGCCAGCCGCTTCGTGGGCGATAAGGTCATGCCGCTCGCGCGAAAGCTGGGCCTCGCCAAACTTCAGCGCGCCTTCGCCCTCTGTACGGAAACCCACCTGCAAATCCGCAGCACCGGCACCGACGAAATGCTGGCGCTGGAACTGCTGGTTATCAAGCTCTCCGCCCCGCGCGGGCGCGCCGCCCGCGCCTGA
- a CDS encoding alpha/beta fold hydrolase, whose amino-acid sequence MKTSPALLSLLLVFGSAARAEEAIDYPKPVGEEAYALLESMYDYGVDIPLEARAVELKEEEGTIRRKIVFRGARGYLVPGYLEVKADAPAPYPCVLLMHGWSGGRENWWRDGGYIHGGEARRALLERGFAVFALDAQAHGDRIAENGYALVNDYSDPGDPPRKNLFTLRDIITQTILDYRRGLDYLATRGDIDMGRIGAVGYSMGGFHAVALTAVEPRIQAAAGCVVPVTWREDPILDPANYLRGIGGRPFMMLQGKTDPLCDEAHSNALFSLIAGETARLVQYDAGHKLPSAWVDEAIPWLADRL is encoded by the coding sequence ATGAAAACCAGCCCGGCCTTGCTGTCGCTTCTGCTTGTCTTTGGGTCCGCCGCGCGCGCGGAAGAGGCGATTGACTACCCGAAACCGGTGGGCGAGGAAGCTTACGCGCTGCTGGAGTCTATGTATGACTACGGTGTCGATATTCCCTTGGAGGCGCGCGCGGTGGAACTCAAGGAGGAGGAGGGAACGATCCGGCGCAAGATCGTGTTCCGTGGCGCGCGCGGGTACCTGGTCCCGGGCTACCTGGAAGTGAAGGCGGACGCGCCCGCGCCGTATCCCTGCGTGCTGCTCATGCACGGCTGGTCGGGCGGGCGCGAGAACTGGTGGCGGGACGGCGGATACATTCACGGGGGAGAGGCGCGGCGCGCGCTGCTGGAGCGGGGATTCGCCGTGTTTGCGCTGGACGCCCAGGCCCACGGCGATCGCATCGCGGAGAACGGGTACGCGTTGGTCAACGACTACAGCGATCCCGGGGACCCGCCGCGGAAGAATCTGTTCACATTGCGCGATATCATCACGCAGACCATCCTGGATTACCGCCGGGGGCTGGATTATCTCGCGACGCGCGGGGACATCGACATGGGCCGCATCGGCGCCGTGGGCTACAGCATGGGCGGCTTTCACGCCGTGGCGCTAACGGCAGTGGAGCCGCGGATCCAGGCGGCGGCGGGCTGCGTCGTGCCGGTGACGTGGCGGGAGGACCCGATCCTCGATCCGGCGAACTACTTGCGCGGGATCGGCGGGCGCCCGTTCATGATGCTGCAGGGCAAGACGGATCCGCTTTGCGACGAGGCGCACTCCAACGCGCTCTTTTCGCTGATCGCGGGTGAAACGGCGCGCCTGGTCCAATACGACGCCGGGCACAAGCTGCCGTCCGCCTGGGTGGACGAGGCCATTCCCTGGCTGGCGGACCGGCTGTAG